GGATGGAAACGAGGAGAGTGACTGCAATCGACATATGAATTGCGAAAATAGTCTGAACAGTCAATGAGCTGAATCTACCTTCGCCGCCCATGCTCCTCTTCTCCCTGTCCGCTCTGCTTGCCACCTCCATGCCCGATTCCGCCGGGCATTGGCCCCAAGCGGCGTCCATCCAGGCGGTGGGCCTCACGTTCCATCCGGGAGGCGGCACCCAGCCCGTCCTGTATCCGCGCCGATTGGACGACGGCGGATGGTGGGTGGTGCAATTGGGAGCTGCGACCAGCTACGATGTGGAACCTTGGACATATTTTGGCATCCGCGCAAAAACGGCTTGGTACATGGACTGCGCCGACAAGCCCCAGATGTTCTTCCATCTGGGCGTGCGCGGCTGGATCCACAAGGGCGAGAATTGGAGTGTCCATGGCGGATTCGGCCCCACCCTGGTGATGCGCAAGGACTGGCAGAATCTGCCCGGCTACGCCCCCAATGGATTTTTTGGCGACGACACCTGGCGTGGCTGGCAGCATCGGTTTCTCTGGTACGGCGGCGAGTTCGACCTGATGCGTCGGCTGGATGACCGCACCCAGTTGGCCATCTCGATGGTACCAGGTTTTCCGTGGGCCATCACCACGATGATCGGCGTGCGCCGCAGCTGGTGAGGAATCCTACCGCCCCGCCTTGGCCGCAGCGGGTACGGATTTTGTCCGAGTTGCCGGACTCAGCGAAGGGCCAAGAGACGAACGAACCGCGATGGGCCCACTCGCACTTCGACCAAAGCCAGAGTAGAGACGTTAGCGGTGAACGAAACTTGATGGGAACTCGGTCCGATGGGCGCTTGCCAGGATTCGAATTCCTGCAGGACCTCGCCTCCAAGACCCAACAACCTTAGACGGCAGGTCTGCGAGACCTCCAGATTCGACTCCACCACCAAACCCTGGCCCGACCCGAGCACCCTCACAGCCGCATCTTGTGCATTCCCCCTGCGTCCGGCGAGAAAGCCAGATAAGCCTTCGCGAGATAACGGCCCCAGATCCACAGGCTCCCCCTGGGGATATCCCTTCCCGAAGTAATCGACCGCATATCCCAAATTCTGTCCTGCCTTGACGGACGGACTCGAGCCACTCGGCGCGTAATCTGCGGCGACCGTATCCCAGAGCGGACGACTGTTCCAGCCCGGATTGGCAAAGAGCGGATCGGCGAAGGTTTCGCCCGGACCGGCGACCCAACCATCCTTGAAGGGATTCAACTTGGGGCTCCAAATCAGATTGTCGCGATGCAGGAAGGCGGGCTCCTTGTTGGGAGCCGTCCAATCCAATGTCCAGAATTTGGCGGAATCCGATACGAAAATGTTGTTGCGCACCTGGATGCGATCGGGACGATCCAGGCGCGGGCCATCCGAGTAGAGATGGTAGCCCCAGGGCATCTGGTAGCGATCCACCGCAAGGTTGTGATCGAACCGTATTCTGTCAAACAGTACGCCCATCGCGGAACTGGGGCCACCCATGTGGAAGCACCCCACCGTCCCCGCATCCAGGATCAGGTTGTGGTGGATGGAAACATCCACCACGGAATCGCCCTTGATTCCGCCAAATTCCATGAAGCCATTCGTGTTGCGGCTGAAATTGGAATGGATGTCGCAGTTGCGCACGGTCCGCCAGAATTCGACCGCACCGCCATCGGTGCCGTAGTCGTAGGAGGGCGCAGTCAGGTTCTCCAGCCTGTTGGAGTACACCTGGCAGCCGTTGATCTGCCCCAGTCCGATCCCGGAAGCCCCGTAGTCGTCGTCCCCGGCGACCGTCCCTTTTTCGCCGGGCGTGTTCACGACCATCTTGCCGTCATGGAAATAGTTGCGGCGTATGACGATGTCCGTACCCGTCGCGTAGATTCCACCGCCACAATCCTGCGTTTCGAGATCCTGGACCACGATCCGCGTGTTGGTGGAATCCCACAGTTCCACGCAACCGCCCCGCGCCCCGCTGAGGCGCAGATTTTCCAGTATCAGATCGGAAGATCGCGTGAGCACGACCAGACGGCCGGGAGCTTTCAGATGCGGTACGGGTTCCCCCTGTTCTCCCCACGACGAAAAGACGATGGGCAGGGATGGGTTTCCTTTGGCCGTGATGAACAGCGAGTCGGAAGGCCAGACGGATCCGCGCTTGAAGAGGACGGAATCCCCCGGCGCCAACGAAAGCGATTTGAATTTTACCGAACTTTTCCAAGGGGAGGCCCGGGTTCCACTTCCTGCATCGGCGCCATCACTTGCGAAGAAATAGGACCTGGAAAAGCTCGGGGCGGAGAGCGCGAAAAGCAGGAGGATCGGCAACCGCATGATGAACCACCGGGATCGAATGGGAAGGCGGGATGTGGACCTATGACGGATTCTCCAAAGATTACCCATTTCCGCGACAGGGCGGTGGCGGGATTTTCCGTCCTCCAGTCACTAGATTGCATCGGACTTATGACCGAAGATTCCATCTGGCTGGATCCGCTGCCCGAACAATGCGACTTCCTGGTGGTGGGAGCTGGTCCCGCTGGATTGGTCGCGGCTATCCACCTGGCTCGCGCGAAGGCGGGTACGGTGGTCCTCCTGGATCGACGCGACCCGTGGCGCGAACCCGTGGCCTGCGGGGAAGGCGTACGGCAAGAGCCCTTCCGCGCGGCAAGCCCGCTTCCCGTGGACCCATGGATCCGCCAGCCCATTGTGCGCTGCAAGCTGGCCGCGCCAGGCGGCGAATTCGTGTGGGAATCCACCGAGTACCCGGGTGCCGTGATCGACCGGGCCCAGATGCACCGGGATCTCGCTTTGGAGGCTCGTCGGCTAGGGGTGGTCTGCCACTTCCGCACCCAGGCCAAGGAGCTTTCCCCCCTCCAAGGGGACTGGCGGACCTTGCGCATGGAATCCACGAAGGGCGAAAGCACAGGCAGTCTGCGCGCCCGTTCCGTGATCGATGCCACCGGTCCGGGCGCGGGGTTGGATCGCGCCGCGGGCGTGGTTCGAGGCGACGCGGACCTGGAGCCCGCCGTGTTTGCCTTTGTGGAAGGAATGGAGTTCGACCCGCAAACCATCGAGTTGTGGTACGGCAAAGGCTTCGCGCCCGGCGGTTACGCCTGGGTGTTCCCCAGCAGCCCCGGGATCGCCAATGTGGGCGTGGTCTGCGCCAAGGGATCCAAGGTTTCTCCGCGCGAAGGCTTGCGACAATTTTTGGAATTGCGCGGCGGCAAGGCGGGATCGTTCCACGGAGGTGCCATCCCCTGCACCAAACCGGGAATGCCCCCACTGGGCGATGGCTCGCTTTGGAAGGCCGGAGATGCCGCTTCGGTGGCCAATCCCCTGGGGCGCTCTGGAATCGTGGAGGCCATGGAATCCGGCGCCATGGCGGCCCAGGCCGCGCTGGAGGCCATCGGAGGCGATTGCACCCGACAAGCCGCGGCGCTGGGCGGGTACGCCAGATCTTGGCGGGAACGGCGTGGAAAAACCCACGAGTGGGTGGCCCGGATCAAGCCCCACATTTCCAGGGTGGACGACGACCTCTGGGCCCGTCTGTTCTCCGACCTCGCCAAGATCCCCCATGGCAAGCACACCTGGGGCCGCACCGCCTGGCCGGTGCTCAAGGTGCTCCCCGTCTACTTCTGGAGACGCCTCACCGGAAAAGCGTGAGGCGTCTCGCACAGGTCACCCGAACTCAAGGCATCACGAGGACACGGCTTTCGGAAAGAACGCCATCCACCGAGACGCGGACAATATTTGTTCCACGGTTGTTGGCGGGAACCACCAGCGAGTGCTTACCTGCGTCCAGGACTTGGTCGATTCCGCCGCGACGGGCTCCGGAAAGATCGTACCAGGAGAACTCCACATGGGCCGGCTTGGCCAGATCCAGCGCCACGCCGCGGGAGAGGTTGTGGATGCCCCAGGAACGGCGATCGCGAGGAGTCAGTCCCACTTGGATGGGTGCAGGCAAGGTGGTGCTCAACATCCCGGTATGGTGGGTGACGAACAATCGATTTCCGACCAGCAGCATGCCACTGATCCAATACGAGGTTGAAGCACGATCGAAGGGCAATTCGTAGGTCCCGGAATTCGTAGCTAAGAAGGCCCCCTTAGTGGTCAAGGCCATTGCACCCGATGGATGGGCTGCCACAAACGATCCATACGAACCAAAGCTACCGGCCAAGGTGTCCACGAGGAACGCATCTCCCTGCTTTCGAGCAAGTTTCTTCCCGTAGGATTCAGCGATCACCAATCGGCCATCCACTCCGTGAACCGTGCCGTTGAATGGAGCTTGGAGAATTGACCACACCGATCCCGATTTCGATGTCTCCAGCGTATTGCCAGAGCCCGATGCCCAATAGGCGCCCTGAGCCCAGGCGATCGGATTCCCCATTCCGTGCTCGATCAGGCTCCAACCAGCCTGCTTCCCTTTGCGCATCCAAATGCCTTCTCCTCCCCATGCTCTCGAAAACGCCAAGGTGTCTTCCACCGAGGTGAGACTTGTAATCATGGCGTAGCGACCTGATGT
This DNA window, taken from Fibrobacterota bacterium, encodes the following:
- a CDS encoding NAD(P)/FAD-dependent oxidoreductase; protein product: MTDSPKITHFRDRAVAGFSVLQSLDCIGLMTEDSIWLDPLPEQCDFLVVGAGPAGLVAAIHLARAKAGTVVLLDRRDPWREPVACGEGVRQEPFRAASPLPVDPWIRQPIVRCKLAAPGGEFVWESTEYPGAVIDRAQMHRDLALEARRLGVVCHFRTQAKELSPLQGDWRTLRMESTKGESTGSLRARSVIDATGPGAGLDRAAGVVRGDADLEPAVFAFVEGMEFDPQTIELWYGKGFAPGGYAWVFPSSPGIANVGVVCAKGSKVSPREGLRQFLELRGGKAGSFHGGAIPCTKPGMPPLGDGSLWKAGDAASVANPLGRSGIVEAMESGAMAAQAALEAIGGDCTRQAAALGGYARSWRERRGKTHEWVARIKPHISRVDDDLWARLFSDLAKIPHGKHTWGRTAWPVLKVLPVYFWRRLTGKA
- a CDS encoding right-handed parallel beta-helix repeat-containing protein; the encoded protein is MRLPILLLFALSAPSFSRSYFFASDGADAGSGTRASPWKSSVKFKSLSLAPGDSVLFKRGSVWPSDSLFITAKGNPSLPIVFSSWGEQGEPVPHLKAPGRLVVLTRSSDLILENLRLSGARGGCVELWDSTNTRIVVQDLETQDCGGGIYATGTDIVIRRNYFHDGKMVVNTPGEKGTVAGDDDYGASGIGLGQINGCQVYSNRLENLTAPSYDYGTDGGAVEFWRTVRNCDIHSNFSRNTNGFMEFGGIKGDSVVDVSIHHNLILDAGTVGCFHMGGPSSAMGVLFDRIRFDHNLAVDRYQMPWGYHLYSDGPRLDRPDRIQVRNNIFVSDSAKFWTLDWTAPNKEPAFLHRDNLIWSPKLNPFKDGWVAGPGETFADPLFANPGWNSRPLWDTVAADYAPSGSSPSVKAGQNLGYAVDYFGKGYPQGEPVDLGPLSREGLSGFLAGRRGNAQDAAVRVLGSGQGLVVESNLEVSQTCRLRLLGLGGEVLQEFESWQAPIGPSSHQVSFTANVSTLALVEVRVGPSRFVRLLALR